From Acinetobacter lwoffii, a single genomic window includes:
- a CDS encoding phospholipase D family protein: protein MTKPSPFVCLSIFTFSIMLSGCEPAPNTAEEAKITPLRPAHWIDNQLSKQQINSGKTAFLPLYDGFMSMAARLHLINKAKYHLDLQYYIWKDDYIGNMILSQLLKAADRGVKVRVQIDDQNGTQLDDKLLALSQHPNFEVRIFNPYKFRHLRALDYGFRMKKVNHRMHNKLIIADGTAAVTGGRNISSEYFDASEDFQFTDVDIFFAGQSVTDANQTFINFWNDDLSYDVRQVLNDAGHPEMLKRLRTEFAREDVDETELKRRVGIAEKQVEQHLKKQPIHWAPAYFVADSPAKARPHAKNGDYIYTHMLELMGEPKKHLELVSSYFIPTQKGADYLTRRAQQGVKIRILTNSFQANDVAAVHAYYQQYRQQLLKSGIELWEFKPYIVRPERTWYEIMTGDIIPAKNKNSSSLHAKFFDLDGMVFVGSFNFDPRSAYLNTEVGLVIESEDFQKEITSAMDQYLPRVAYQLKLNEKNEMIWLEHQKDGRSIQHLHDPETTKFQRFMMNLVTKFPGEWLM, encoded by the coding sequence ATGACTAAACCTTCGCCTTTTGTATGTTTGAGCATTTTTACTTTTAGCATCATGCTTTCTGGCTGTGAACCGGCTCCCAACACTGCTGAAGAAGCGAAAATCACGCCGCTTCGACCGGCGCACTGGATCGACAATCAACTTTCAAAACAGCAGATCAATAGCGGTAAAACGGCTTTCTTGCCGCTCTATGATGGCTTTATGAGTATGGCAGCGCGTCTGCACCTGATTAACAAGGCCAAATATCATCTGGATCTACAGTATTACATCTGGAAGGATGATTATATTGGCAATATGATCTTGTCCCAGCTCTTAAAAGCTGCCGATCGCGGTGTCAAAGTGCGTGTCCAGATTGACGATCAAAATGGCACCCAGCTCGATGATAAGCTTCTTGCTCTAAGCCAACATCCAAATTTTGAAGTTCGGATTTTTAATCCCTATAAATTTCGTCATTTACGTGCGCTGGATTATGGCTTCCGGATGAAAAAGGTCAATCATCGTATGCACAATAAACTGATCATTGCAGACGGAACTGCAGCCGTGACCGGCGGCCGCAATATCAGCAGTGAATACTTTGATGCCAGTGAAGATTTTCAATTCACCGATGTGGATATATTCTTCGCGGGTCAAAGCGTAACAGATGCCAATCAAACTTTTATTAACTTCTGGAATGATGATCTGAGTTATGACGTTCGACAGGTGCTGAATGATGCCGGCCATCCTGAAATGCTTAAAAGGCTCAGAACTGAATTTGCACGTGAAGATGTCGATGAAACTGAACTCAAACGCCGGGTGGGCATTGCCGAGAAACAAGTCGAACAACACTTAAAAAAACAACCCATTCACTGGGCGCCGGCTTATTTTGTCGCGGATAGTCCCGCAAAAGCCCGTCCTCATGCCAAAAATGGCGATTATATTTATACCCATATGCTCGAATTGATGGGTGAGCCGAAAAAACATCTGGAACTGGTGTCCTCATATTTTATTCCCACGCAAAAAGGGGCCGACTATTTAACCCGTCGTGCGCAACAGGGGGTGAAAATCAGAATCCTGACCAACTCTTTTCAGGCCAATGATGTGGCCGCAGTGCATGCCTATTATCAGCAATATCGTCAGCAATTATTGAAAAGTGGCATCGAACTCTGGGAATTTAAACCCTACATTGTCCGGCCGGAACGCACCTGGTATGAAATTATGACCGGTGACATCATCCCGGCTAAAAACAAAAACAGCTCCAGTTTGCATGCCAAATTCTTTGATCTGGATGGTATGGTGTTTGTGGGTTCATTTAATTTTGATCCGCGTTCAGCCTATCTGAATACCGAAGTCGGTCTGGTCATTGAATCGGAAGATTTTCAGAAGGAAATCACCAGTGCGATGGATCAGTACTTACCACGCGTGGCTTATCAGCTTAAACTGAATGAAAAAAATGAAATGATTTGGCTGGAACATCAAAAAGATGGCCGTAGTATTCAGCATTTACATGATCCGGAAACTACAAAATTCCAGCGTTTTATGATGAATCTGGTGACGAAATTTCCCGGTGAATGGTTAATGTAA
- a CDS encoding S-(hydroxymethyl)glutathione dehydrogenase/class III alcohol dehydrogenase — protein MKSRAAVAFGPGQPLEIVEVDVAPPKAGEVLVKISHTGVCHTDAFTLSGEDPEGVFPAILGHEGAGVVVEVGEGVTSLKPGDHVIPLYTAECGECLFCKSGKTNLCVAVRATQGKGVMPDGTTRFSYNGEPIYHYMGCSTFSEYTVVAEVSLAKINPEANHEHVCLLGCGVTTGIGAVHNTAKVQEGDSVAVFGLGGIGLAVVQGARQAKAGRIIVIDTNPDKFELAKQFGATDFLNPKDYDQPIQQVIVEMTGWGVDHSFECIGNVDVMRSALECAHRGWGQSVIIGVAGAGKEISTRPFQLVTGRKWMGTAFGGVKGRSQLPGMVEQSMKGEIQLEPFVTHTMPLGQINEAFDLMHEGKSIRTVIHFD, from the coding sequence ATGAAATCACGTGCAGCAGTTGCATTTGGTCCAGGCCAGCCATTAGAAATTGTAGAAGTGGATGTTGCTCCACCAAAAGCAGGTGAAGTACTGGTAAAAATTAGCCATACAGGCGTGTGTCATACCGATGCATTTACCTTGTCTGGTGAAGATCCTGAAGGTGTATTTCCTGCAATCTTGGGTCATGAAGGTGCGGGTGTGGTCGTTGAAGTCGGTGAAGGTGTCACCAGCCTGAAACCGGGCGATCACGTGATTCCGCTTTATACTGCTGAGTGTGGCGAATGCTTGTTCTGTAAATCAGGCAAGACCAACCTGTGTGTTGCTGTACGGGCGACGCAAGGTAAAGGTGTCATGCCAGATGGTACGACCCGTTTCTCTTATAATGGCGAGCCGATCTATCACTATATGGGTTGTTCAACTTTTTCAGAATATACCGTGGTTGCTGAAGTTTCTCTGGCAAAAATTAATCCTGAAGCCAACCATGAGCATGTTTGCCTGCTGGGCTGTGGTGTGACTACCGGTATTGGTGCAGTACATAACACCGCTAAAGTTCAGGAAGGTGACAGTGTTGCAGTATTTGGTTTAGGTGGTATCGGTCTTGCTGTAGTACAAGGCGCACGTCAGGCCAAAGCCGGCCGTATCATTGTGATTGATACCAATCCGGATAAATTTGAACTGGCGAAACAGTTTGGTGCGACAGATTTCCTGAATCCAAAAGACTATGATCAGCCGATTCAGCAAGTGATTGTCGAAATGACTGGTTGGGGGGTAGACCATTCATTCGAATGTATCGGTAATGTAGATGTAATGCGTTCAGCACTAGAATGTGCGCATCGTGGCTGGGGTCAGTCAGTGATTATTGGTGTTGCGGGCGCTGGTAAAGAAATTTCAACCCGTCCATTCCAGTTAGTTACAGGTCGTAAATGGATGGGTACTGCTTTTGGTGGGGTGAAAGGTCGTTCACAATTACCGGGAATGGTAGAGCAATCCATGAAAGGTGAAATTCAGCTGGAACCTTTTGTGACTCATACCATGCCATTAGGTCAGATCAATGAAGCTTTTGACCTAATGCATGAAGGCAAGTCGATCCGTACAGTCATTCATTTTGACTAA